One genomic region from Glaciimonas sp. PAMC28666 encodes:
- a CDS encoding outer membrane lipoprotein LolB codes for MIAIGARALSERVASLTKLTTFSLIGVVFTALTIGGCATFTQPAVPVTVTANNDNATRLYHQAIDFSGRLSVRYQQDGKEQALHGSFTWAQTSQHTLVTLLSPLGQTLATIDITPQQSTLHQAGQPSRTAADVDLLTAQALGWPLPIAGLREWLQGFGAGANGKPFSVNPTVSGGVSTVTTADRWSIQYDTWQPIAVQAGSANSAQSGSLPKRIDLTRNTAQAGDVAIRIVIDSAQPH; via the coding sequence CACGCGCCTTGTCGGAGAGAGTCGCTTCTTTGACAAAATTGACGACATTTTCGCTGATCGGCGTCGTGTTCACCGCCTTGACGATCGGCGGTTGTGCAACGTTTACACAGCCTGCTGTACCGGTTACGGTAACGGCCAATAACGATAACGCCACGCGCCTATATCATCAGGCGATCGATTTCAGTGGACGCTTATCCGTACGCTATCAACAGGATGGGAAAGAACAAGCCCTGCATGGCAGCTTCACCTGGGCACAAACCAGCCAGCATACGCTGGTGACGTTGCTGTCGCCGTTGGGACAAACGCTGGCCACCATCGATATAACGCCCCAGCAATCTACCCTGCACCAAGCGGGACAACCCTCACGCACGGCCGCAGATGTCGATCTGTTGACCGCTCAGGCTTTGGGATGGCCGTTACCGATTGCAGGACTGCGCGAGTGGTTGCAAGGCTTCGGTGCCGGTGCCAATGGCAAACCTTTCAGCGTTAACCCAACAGTCAGTGGCGGCGTTTCAACCGTTACCACCGCCGACCGGTGGTCGATTCAATACGATACCTGGCAACCGATAGCGGTCCAGGCAGGCTCGGCTAACAGCGCACAATCAGGTAGCTTACCCAAACGGATCGACTTGACTCGCAATACCGCCCAAGCCGGCGATGTCGCGATCCGCATTGTGATTGATAGCGCTCAACCCCACTAA
- the ispE gene encoding 4-(cytidine 5'-diphospho)-2-C-methyl-D-erythritol kinase → MTRTLKNCPAPAKLNLFLHVNGRRADGYHLLQTVFQLLDYGDLLDFETRNDGIIHRVTAIPGIPEESDLIVRAAKLLQTAIQQKTGQNLPGANIAINKILPMGGGLGGGSSDAATTLMALNHLWDAGFSREELMAIGLQLGADVPFFIFGQNAFAEGIGEALAPVDTKDCWYIVIEPGVQIATSLIFSSEELTRDTKLVKIADFSGHQDCFGKNDLQIVATKLFPEVEEVIKWLSTHGNARMTGSGACVFCAFEQEQQADDVRKLVQNRWKVWKAKGISFHPLKDLL, encoded by the coding sequence ATGACACGTACGCTTAAAAACTGCCCTGCTCCCGCCAAACTCAATCTTTTCCTGCACGTCAATGGCCGACGTGCCGACGGTTATCATCTGCTGCAAACAGTCTTCCAATTACTCGATTATGGTGATTTGCTGGACTTTGAAACCCGCAACGACGGCATCATTCATCGCGTTACCGCCATTCCAGGCATACCAGAGGAAAGCGATCTGATCGTGCGCGCGGCCAAACTGCTGCAAACGGCCATACAACAGAAAACTGGTCAAAACCTTCCCGGGGCCAATATTGCGATCAATAAAATATTACCCATGGGCGGCGGTTTGGGTGGTGGCTCATCGGATGCCGCCACTACCTTGATGGCGCTAAATCACCTATGGGACGCGGGCTTCAGTCGGGAGGAGTTGATGGCCATCGGCTTACAGTTGGGCGCGGATGTGCCGTTTTTTATATTCGGCCAAAACGCATTCGCAGAGGGTATTGGCGAGGCGCTGGCGCCCGTCGACACCAAGGACTGCTGGTACATCGTGATCGAACCCGGGGTTCAAATCGCTACTTCGTTAATATTTTCGTCAGAAGAATTGACACGGGACACAAAATTGGTCAAAATAGCGGACTTTTCAGGGCATCAGGATTGCTTTGGAAAGAATGATTTACAAATCGTTGCGACCAAGTTGTTTCCTGAAGTTGAAGAAGTCATTAAGTGGCTCAGCACTCACGGAAATGCAAGGATGACCGGTTCTGGTGCATGTGTATTTTGTGCGTTTGAACAGGAGCAGCAAGCCGATGATGTGCGGAAATTAGTACAGAATCGTTGGAAAGTGTGGAAAGCGAAAGGAATTAGCTTCCATCCTCTAAAAGATTTGCTATAA
- the sucC gene encoding ADP-forming succinate--CoA ligase subunit beta: MSVRREARMKIHEYQGKEILRKFGVTTPRGIPCLSVDEAVKAAETLGGSVWVVKAQIHAGGRGKGGGVKVAKSLEQVREYANEILGMQLITHQTGPEGQKVRRLLIEEGADIKQELYVSMVTDRVSQRVVLMASSEGGMDIEEVAESHPEKIHQVVIDPSTGLTDADADSISAKIGVPAGSIADARVQLQGLYKAYWDTDCSLAEINPLIVTGSGKIIALDAKFNFDPNALYRQPEIVAYRDLDEEDPAEVEASKFDLAYISLDGNIGCLVNGAGLAMATMDTIKLFGGEPANFLDVGGGATAEKVTEAFKIMLKNPSLKAILVNIFGGIMRCDVIAEGVIAASKAVSLSVPLVVRMKGTNEEIGKKLLAESGLPIIAADSMEEAAQKVVAAANGQ, encoded by the coding sequence ATCAGCGTCAGAAGGGAAGCTCGCATGAAAATCCATGAGTATCAGGGCAAAGAAATTCTCCGTAAATTTGGGGTAACAACACCACGCGGCATTCCGTGCCTGAGCGTCGACGAGGCAGTCAAAGCTGCTGAAACACTCGGCGGTTCGGTATGGGTCGTGAAGGCACAAATTCATGCAGGTGGTCGCGGTAAGGGCGGCGGCGTGAAAGTTGCTAAATCGCTTGAGCAAGTGCGCGAATATGCTAACGAAATCCTTGGCATGCAATTGATCACGCACCAAACTGGCCCAGAAGGTCAAAAAGTTCGTCGCTTGTTGATCGAAGAGGGCGCTGATATTAAGCAGGAACTATACGTCAGTATGGTCACTGACCGTGTTAGTCAACGCGTGGTGCTGATGGCATCGAGCGAAGGCGGCATGGATATTGAAGAAGTAGCAGAAAGCCATCCGGAAAAAATTCATCAGGTTGTGATCGATCCATCGACCGGTTTGACAGACGCTGACGCAGATAGCATTTCTGCCAAAATCGGCGTGCCAGCAGGTTCTATTGCTGACGCTCGGGTGCAGTTGCAAGGTCTGTACAAAGCTTATTGGGACACTGATTGTTCATTGGCCGAAATTAATCCATTGATCGTGACCGGCTCCGGCAAAATCATTGCTCTGGATGCTAAATTTAACTTCGATCCTAATGCGTTGTATCGTCAACCGGAAATCGTTGCGTATCGCGATCTGGATGAAGAAGACCCAGCAGAAGTTGAAGCATCAAAATTCGATCTGGCCTACATTTCGCTCGACGGCAATATCGGTTGCCTGGTAAATGGCGCTGGTTTGGCGATGGCGACGATGGATACCATCAAGTTGTTCGGCGGTGAGCCAGCAAACTTCCTGGACGTGGGCGGCGGTGCTACAGCAGAAAAAGTGACTGAAGCGTTCAAGATCATGTTGAAAAACCCGAGCTTGAAAGCCATTCTGGTCAACATCTTCGGCGGCATCATGCGCTGTGATGTGATTGCTGAAGGCGTCATCGCGGCATCGAAGGCGGTTTCATTGAGCGTGCCACTTGTCGTGCGCATGAAGGGTACTAACGAAGAAATCGGCAAAAAATTGCTGGCAGAATCGGGCTTGCCTATCATTGCTGCGGACAGTATGGAAGAAGCTGCGCAGAAAGTTGTTGCTGCAGCTAACGGTCAATAA
- a CDS encoding Stp1/IreP family PP2C-type Ser/Thr phosphatase: MSIPLRFEFFAKTDVGMVRLENEDAIAVSEDLQLAILADGMGGYNAGEVASGIATVTIQHMVEQHQRENQYSHPDDQTAVRRLCLMQAVRKANSAIIDAARQQPEYRGMGTTVVLAWFQGDRVCISHVGDSRAYLIRGGEMSQLTRDHSQVQEQVAAGLLTAEEAAFAMNRNVITRAVGVGHQLVVDVQERAVEVGDLYLLCSDGLSDRLSSAQMQNIIDAANGGLETACEALIQAANDGGGQDNISVVLINVSGQIACS, encoded by the coding sequence ATGTCCATCCCTTTACGATTTGAATTTTTTGCCAAGACCGATGTCGGTATGGTGCGTCTGGAGAATGAAGACGCTATTGCGGTGAGTGAAGACTTGCAACTGGCTATCCTAGCCGATGGAATGGGTGGTTACAACGCGGGCGAGGTAGCCAGTGGCATCGCTACCGTGACCATTCAGCATATGGTGGAGCAGCATCAGCGTGAGAACCAATATAGTCACCCCGACGATCAAACGGCGGTGCGCCGTCTATGTTTGATGCAGGCAGTGCGTAAAGCAAATAGCGCGATTATCGACGCTGCCCGGCAACAGCCCGAATATCGTGGCATGGGAACAACCGTCGTGTTAGCCTGGTTTCAAGGCGATCGCGTTTGTATTTCACACGTCGGTGATTCACGTGCCTATTTGATACGAGGTGGCGAGATGTCGCAATTAACTCGGGATCATTCACAGGTACAAGAGCAGGTCGCCGCCGGCTTGTTAACCGCGGAAGAAGCTGCCTTCGCTATGAATCGCAATGTTATTACCCGCGCCGTTGGAGTAGGGCATCAGTTGGTGGTCGACGTGCAAGAGCGTGCTGTCGAGGTTGGGGATCTTTATCTGTTGTGCTCTGACGGCTTGTCGGACCGTCTGTCTTCCGCACAAATGCAGAACATTATCGACGCTGCAAATGGGGGATTGGAAACGGCCTGTGAAGCATTGATACAAGCCGCAAATGACGGTGGGGGGCAGGACAATATTTCCGTCGTGCTCATCAATGTATCAGGTCAGATCGCTTGTAGCTGA
- the sucD gene encoding succinate--CoA ligase subunit alpha: MSILINKDTKVVTQGITGKTGQYHTRGCRDYANGKEAFVAGVNPKRAGEDFEGIPIFANVAEAKAATGANVSVIYVPPAGAAAAIWEAVEAELDLAICITEGIPVRDMLALKDRMAKSGSKTLLLGPNCPGLITPDEIKIGIMPGHIHKRGRIGVVSRSGTLTYEAVGQLTALGLGQSSAVGIGGDPINGLKHIDIMKMFNDDPDTDAVIMIGEIGGPDEANAAYWIKDNMKKPVVNFIAGVTAPPGKRMGHAGALISGGADTAQAKLDIMEACGIKTTKNPSEMARLLMAML, from the coding sequence ATGTCGATCCTGATTAACAAAGATACAAAAGTCGTCACCCAAGGTATCACCGGCAAAACCGGTCAATATCATACCCGCGGTTGCCGCGATTATGCGAATGGCAAAGAAGCTTTTGTCGCTGGTGTGAATCCAAAAAGAGCCGGTGAAGATTTCGAAGGCATTCCTATTTTCGCTAATGTTGCTGAAGCTAAGGCCGCTACTGGCGCCAACGTTTCGGTGATTTACGTGCCGCCTGCAGGCGCGGCAGCAGCGATTTGGGAAGCAGTCGAAGCAGAGTTGGATCTAGCGATCTGTATCACAGAAGGTATTCCTGTCCGCGATATGCTGGCGTTGAAAGACCGTATGGCTAAATCCGGCAGCAAGACTTTGCTGCTAGGACCAAATTGCCCAGGTCTGATCACACCGGACGAAATCAAAATTGGTATCATGCCAGGCCATATTCACAAAAGAGGTCGTATCGGTGTGGTGTCGCGTTCAGGTACATTGACGTATGAAGCAGTGGGTCAACTGACCGCGCTGGGTCTGGGTCAATCATCGGCGGTTGGTATCGGTGGCGATCCAATCAATGGCTTGAAACACATTGATATCATGAAGATGTTCAATGACGATCCTGATACCGATGCGGTCATCATGATCGGTGAAATCGGCGGTCCTGATGAAGCGAATGCAGCTTACTGGATCAAAGACAACATGAAAAAGCCAGTCGTCAACTTTATCGCTGGCGTTACAGCGCCTCCGGGCAAACGTATGGGCCATGCTGGTGCGTTGATTTCTGGCGGTGCTGATACAGCACAAGCCAAACTAGACATCATGGAAGCTTGCGGTATCAAAACCACAAAGAACCCGTCTGAAATGGCACGCTTGCTGATGGCGATGCTGTAA
- the ychF gene encoding redox-regulated ATPase YchF, which translates to MSLKCGIVGLPNVGKSTLFNALTKAGIPAENYPFCTIEPNVGMVEVPDPRLTALAAIVKPERILPATVEFVDIAGLVAGASKGEGLGNQFLAHIRETDAIVNVVRCFEDDNVIHVAGKVSPLDDIEVIQTELALADMGTVEKAIHRENKKARSGDKDAAKLVAILERLMPELDQAKPVRACGLDEEEMALIKPLCLITAKPAMYVANVSDTGFTNNPLLDQLTAYAASQNAPMVPICASIESEISDLDEADKHEFLADMGMQEPGLDRLIRAAFKLLGLQTYFTAGVKEVRAWTIHVGDTGPQAAGVIHTDFERGFIRAQTIAYDDFITYKGEAGAKEAGKMRAEGKEYVVKDGDVLNFLFNV; encoded by the coding sequence ATGAGTCTCAAGTGCGGCATCGTCGGCCTACCTAACGTTGGCAAATCCACCCTATTCAATGCCCTGACTAAAGCAGGCATTCCAGCAGAAAACTATCCCTTCTGTACTATCGAACCAAACGTCGGCATGGTTGAAGTGCCCGACCCGCGCCTGACTGCGCTCGCTGCGATTGTCAAGCCCGAGCGGATTCTTCCGGCAACGGTCGAGTTCGTGGATATTGCCGGTTTGGTAGCAGGCGCCTCCAAAGGCGAAGGGCTGGGCAATCAATTTCTGGCCCATATCCGCGAAACAGACGCCATCGTCAACGTGGTGCGCTGCTTTGAAGACGACAACGTCATTCATGTCGCCGGTAAAGTCAGTCCGCTGGACGATATCGAAGTGATCCAGACCGAATTGGCGTTAGCCGATATGGGTACGGTCGAAAAGGCCATCCATCGCGAAAACAAAAAAGCCCGCTCGGGTGATAAAGATGCAGCGAAATTAGTCGCGATATTGGAGCGTCTGATGCCGGAACTGGATCAAGCCAAACCAGTGCGCGCTTGTGGTCTCGACGAAGAAGAAATGGCATTGATCAAACCGCTTTGCCTGATTACGGCCAAGCCGGCAATGTATGTTGCTAATGTCTCCGACACAGGGTTCACCAATAATCCATTGCTAGATCAGCTGACCGCTTACGCCGCATCGCAAAATGCGCCGATGGTGCCGATCTGTGCGTCCATCGAATCTGAAATTTCGGACCTCGACGAAGCCGATAAACATGAGTTTCTCGCCGATATGGGCATGCAAGAGCCAGGACTGGATCGCCTGATCCGTGCGGCATTCAAGCTGCTAGGTCTGCAAACCTATTTCACCGCAGGTGTCAAAGAAGTACGCGCCTGGACGATTCACGTTGGTGACACCGGCCCACAAGCGGCTGGCGTTATCCATACCGACTTTGAACGAGGTTTCATTCGTGCGCAAACTATCGCCTACGATGACTTCATTACCTATAAGGGTGAGGCCGGCGCCAAGGAAGCAGGCAAGATGCGCGCTGAAGGCAAAGAATATGTGGTGAAAGACGGCGACGTTTTGAACTTCTTATTTAACGTCTGA
- the pth gene encoding aminoacyl-tRNA hydrolase: MSIRLIVGLGNPGPEYEQTRHNAGFWLVDNLAQDLGCSLQRKADFKALVGKVRINAQEVWLLEPQTFMNRSGQSVGTLARFYKIAAEEVLVVHDELDLMPGVAKLKKGGSSGGHNGLKDITAALGTQDYWRLRIGIGHPRTLNLQQGVADFVLHRPRKEEQPLLDDAIAESLKVIPMLCDGKFSEATMQLHTAK, from the coding sequence ATGTCAATTCGCCTTATCGTCGGCCTCGGCAATCCCGGCCCGGAATACGAACAAACCCGCCATAACGCTGGCTTCTGGCTGGTCGACAATCTGGCGCAAGATCTCGGCTGTAGCCTTCAACGCAAAGCCGACTTCAAAGCCCTGGTCGGAAAAGTCAGAATTAATGCCCAGGAAGTGTGGCTGCTGGAACCGCAAACCTTTATGAACCGGTCCGGACAATCCGTTGGCACCTTAGCGCGATTTTACAAAATTGCTGCTGAAGAGGTGTTGGTTGTTCATGATGAGCTGGATTTAATGCCTGGCGTCGCCAAGCTCAAGAAAGGTGGCTCGTCCGGGGGACATAACGGTCTAAAGGATATTACCGCCGCACTCGGCACGCAAGATTATTGGCGCTTACGCATCGGGATCGGTCACCCGCGCACCTTGAATTTGCAACAGGGCGTGGCAGATTTTGTGTTGCATCGACCACGCAAGGAAGAGCAGCCCCTACTCGATGATGCCATTGCCGAGAGCTTAAAAGTCATTCCGATGCTGTGTGACGGCAAATTTTCTGAAGCCACCATGCAGTTGCACACCGCAAAATAA
- a CDS encoding 50S ribosomal protein L25/general stress protein Ctc, whose translation MKVIAFVRKELGTGASRRLRIAGQTPGIVYGGSDAPVNLSLDHNALYHALKKEAFHSSILDLEIDGAVQKVLLRDFQVHAYKQLVLHADFQRVDAKQAIHVKVPLHFINADVSPAVKLSAGIISHVITDLDISCLPQDLPEFVEVDLSALDVGHSIHLADLKLPAGVTVVSQENLTIATAAIPAGKVEAEVPADVAAAAAAAAEKK comes from the coding sequence ATGAAAGTTATCGCATTTGTTCGCAAAGAGCTGGGTACCGGAGCGAGCCGCCGCCTGCGCATTGCTGGCCAAACACCAGGAATCGTATACGGTGGTTCGGACGCGCCAGTTAATCTGTCGCTCGATCACAACGCGCTTTACCACGCGCTGAAGAAAGAAGCATTCCACTCGTCGATCCTGGATCTGGAAATTGATGGCGCGGTTCAAAAAGTGTTGCTACGTGACTTTCAGGTCCACGCATACAAACAATTGGTCCTGCACGCAGATTTCCAACGCGTAGACGCGAAACAAGCAATCCACGTTAAAGTGCCTTTGCACTTTATCAATGCAGACGTCTCCCCAGCTGTGAAATTGTCGGCCGGTATCATCAGCCACGTTATCACTGACCTGGACATCTCTTGCTTGCCGCAAGACTTGCCTGAGTTCGTTGAAGTTGATCTGTCAGCTCTCGACGTCGGCCACTCGATTCACCTGGCTGACCTGAAATTGCCTGCTGGCGTAACAGTTGTGAGCCAGGAAAACCTGACAATCGCTACTGCTGCGATTCCAGCCGGTAAAGTTGAAGCTGAGGTGCCAGCTGATGTTGCTGCTGCTGCAGCAGCAGCTGCTGAAAAGAAATAA
- a CDS encoding ribose-phosphate pyrophosphokinase, translating into MALENLMVFTGNANPELAIGVAKQLGIPLGKANVTKFSDGEIAVEINENVRGKDVFVLQSTCAPTNDSLMEIMLMVDALKRASAGRITAAIPYFGYARQDRRPRSARVAISAKVVANMLQEAGVERVLIMDLHADQIQGFFDIPVDNIYASPILLGDLVSKNYDDLLVVSPDVGGVVRARALAKRLNCDLAIIDKRRPKANVSEVMNIIGEVEGRNCVIMDDMVDTAGTLTKAAEVLKERGAKKVVAYCTHPVLSGPALERIVNSPLDELVVVDTIPLSAEAKACGKIRQLSCAELLAETFKRISRGDSVMSLFAES; encoded by the coding sequence ATGGCACTCGAAAACCTTATGGTTTTTACCGGCAACGCAAACCCGGAACTAGCTATTGGAGTTGCCAAACAGCTCGGCATTCCGTTAGGCAAAGCTAACGTAACCAAATTTTCTGATGGTGAAATAGCCGTTGAAATCAACGAAAACGTCCGCGGTAAAGATGTTTTCGTGCTGCAATCAACCTGCGCACCAACTAACGACAGCCTGATGGAAATTATGTTGATGGTCGACGCACTTAAACGTGCCTCGGCTGGTCGCATTACTGCTGCGATTCCCTACTTTGGTTATGCCCGTCAGGATCGTCGTCCGCGTTCAGCTCGCGTAGCGATTTCTGCCAAGGTGGTTGCCAATATGTTGCAGGAAGCCGGCGTTGAACGCGTGTTAATTATGGATCTGCATGCAGACCAGATTCAAGGTTTCTTCGATATCCCGGTTGACAATATTTACGCGTCGCCTATTTTGTTGGGTGATCTGGTTAGCAAGAACTATGATGATCTGCTGGTCGTTTCACCAGATGTCGGCGGCGTAGTACGTGCCCGGGCTCTGGCAAAACGTCTGAATTGCGATCTGGCGATTATTGACAAACGTCGTCCTAAAGCCAACGTTTCTGAAGTCATGAACATCATTGGTGAAGTCGAAGGTCGTAACTGCGTGATCATGGATGACATGGTCGATACCGCGGGCACCCTGACAAAAGCGGCAGAAGTACTGAAAGAACGTGGCGCGAAGAAAGTGGTTGCTTACTGTACGCACCCGGTATTGTCCGGTCCGGCCCTTGAGCGCATTGTTAATTCACCACTCGACGAACTGGTTGTAGTCGATACCATTCCCCTTTCCGCCGAAGCCAAGGCCTGCGGCAAGATTCGTCAATTGTCCTGTGCCGAGTTGCTAGCCGAAACGTTTAAGCGCATTAGCAGAGGCGATTCAGTCATGTCACTGTTCGCAGAGTCATAA
- a CDS encoding autotransporter domain-containing protein, with amino-acid sequence MAHLPFALSRRTAMFTTLFTPRLELHTRKALCVISAVSASIGISLCMAPIASAANFSQMVFFGDSLMDSGFYTGVGLQPSFTTNPDLVWTQLLAHKNGLTADPAYVLTPNGVVPLSGTNYAIGGAQTSQQSLDPTTGFLTPSVTDEVNGYLASHPKADKNALYSVWAGSNDVFAYTTLNQAGLADPNPAVQAATAQTIVGSVAGEAVNVAGLVGALQHAGAGKVMVLNLPDIGNTPLAAQLGLQQLWTASAYTFNQTLNQSLNRLGGNIIALDVFSLLDEVIRNPARYGFKNVTSAACTTPDSSTCTTATLVEPNANLTYLFADSVHPGGAAQAILAQYAQSVLLAPTQISMLASAPMVGAQAQTLAIDNRLRLFSSSPANVGKAEAYAVVGNTQRNYSKTDNMQGLDGSATSATVGIDYAINQQWMIGTAFGYGQNKSSFGSNTGNFKLDQTMISAYTQYRDGAWAVNAIGLSGLLEYNNVTRSIMLGQALRNENGTTAGDQLLLRLGGQYDFNLGAAVLSPIANLTWQQIKVNAYDELGNDSTAMHFDAQTRTSLVSSLGLQITSNQTMWGFPIQPFAKLAWDRELKNTPDDVRAHVVGMGGSFGMPGYQSAANTTHLDLGANLKLAADTTAFANYSGQFASGNRANTLQLGVAKVF; translated from the coding sequence TTGGCTCACCTCCCGTTTGCGCTATCACGTCGCACCGCTATGTTCACTACACTGTTTACGCCGCGCCTGGAACTCCACACCCGCAAAGCCTTGTGCGTCATTTCGGCTGTTAGCGCCAGTATTGGTATCAGCCTGTGCATGGCACCTATTGCCTCTGCCGCGAATTTTTCACAAATGGTTTTTTTTGGCGATTCCTTAATGGATAGCGGCTTTTATACCGGTGTCGGCCTTCAACCCTCTTTTACAACTAATCCAGATTTGGTCTGGACCCAACTATTGGCGCATAAAAATGGCTTAACCGCCGATCCTGCGTATGTGCTGACGCCAAATGGCGTGGTGCCTTTGAGTGGGACCAATTATGCAATCGGTGGCGCCCAGACCAGCCAGCAGTCTTTAGACCCCACAACCGGATTTTTGACGCCATCCGTTACGGACGAGGTCAACGGTTATTTAGCCAGCCACCCCAAAGCGGACAAAAATGCGCTGTATAGCGTATGGGCAGGCTCCAATGACGTTTTTGCGTACACAACGCTGAATCAAGCCGGTCTGGCCGATCCAAATCCGGCGGTGCAGGCCGCCACTGCGCAGACAATCGTTGGATCAGTTGCCGGTGAAGCGGTGAATGTCGCCGGGTTGGTTGGGGCATTACAGCATGCTGGCGCAGGAAAAGTAATGGTCCTGAATCTCCCGGATATCGGTAATACGCCGTTGGCCGCACAACTTGGTTTGCAGCAATTGTGGACAGCCTCGGCTTACACGTTTAATCAAACCTTGAATCAAAGTCTGAATCGGTTAGGCGGCAATATTATTGCCCTCGACGTATTCAGCTTGCTGGATGAGGTGATTCGTAACCCCGCGCGATATGGCTTCAAAAATGTCACATCAGCGGCCTGCACCACGCCTGATTCCAGCACCTGCACGACCGCTACTTTAGTAGAGCCTAACGCCAACCTCACCTACCTGTTTGCCGATAGCGTGCATCCCGGTGGCGCCGCCCAAGCCATCCTGGCCCAATATGCGCAATCGGTATTGCTGGCACCCACCCAGATCAGTATGTTGGCGTCGGCACCAATGGTCGGTGCTCAGGCGCAAACGCTTGCCATTGATAATCGGTTAAGGTTATTCAGCTCCTCACCGGCAAATGTAGGCAAAGCGGAAGCCTACGCGGTAGTTGGTAATACGCAACGCAACTACAGCAAAACCGACAATATGCAAGGTTTGGATGGTTCCGCCACCAGCGCAACAGTCGGGATCGATTACGCGATTAATCAACAATGGATGATAGGAACCGCGTTCGGTTACGGTCAAAATAAATCCAGTTTCGGCAGCAATACTGGCAACTTTAAGCTGGATCAAACCATGATTTCGGCTTATACCCAATATCGTGATGGCGCATGGGCAGTGAACGCAATCGGCCTTTCCGGCTTGCTTGAATATAACAACGTCACCCGAAGCATTATGCTGGGGCAGGCTTTGCGAAACGAAAACGGCACCACTGCGGGCGACCAATTGCTGCTCCGTTTAGGTGGTCAGTACGACTTTAACCTCGGTGCGGCGGTATTGAGTCCAATCGCGAATCTGACCTGGCAACAAATCAAGGTCAATGCGTATGACGAGCTAGGCAACGACAGTACCGCTATGCATTTTGACGCCCAAACCCGCACCTCGCTGGTTTCCAGTTTGGGCCTGCAAATAACCTCTAACCAAACCATGTGGGGATTTCCAATTCAGCCATTCGCAAAACTGGCATGGGATAGAGAACTGAAAAATACCCCGGATGACGTCCGCGCACATGTGGTCGGAATGGGTGGCAGCTTCGGTATGCCCGGTTACCAAAGTGCGGCAAATACCACGCATCTGGATCTGGGTGCCAATCTCAAACTGGCAGCCGATACGACCGCCTTCGCGAATTATAGCGGGCAGTTCGCAAGCGGTAACAGAGCAAACACTCTTCAACTAGGCGTCGCGAAAGTGTTTTAA